Proteins from a genomic interval of Oncorhynchus mykiss isolate Arlee chromosome 21, USDA_OmykA_1.1, whole genome shotgun sequence:
- the LOC110510583 gene encoding beta-1,3-galactosyl-O-glycosyl-glycoprotein beta-1,6-N-acetylglucosaminyltransferase 3-like, translating into MASVRLSRSQRFFKNLSLVLLSGSVPLLLWAALRRPPGSDRSPLPVLDLLPPDYAADLPACSAIIQGDLEGLERKQLSVLLKTMKKQQLLSEAFYHNVTQDCQRYVTEREFITVPLSQEEKEFPIAYSMVIHDKIEMFERLLRALYTPQNVYCVHIDQKSSEAFRTAVRAIVSCLTNVFVASKLESVVYASWSRVQADLNCMEDLLKSPVQWRYLINTCGTDFPIKTNAEMVQALKLQNGRNSMESETTDDYKNSRWQFHHKITSNMVVKTNVRKSPPPISTPMFSGNAYFLVSRAFVRHVMKSQEVRALLEWEKDTYSPDEHLWATLQRMPSVPGSNPPHIKYHESDMNAIARIVKWRSLEGDVRNGAPYPPCSGVYRRSICVYGAGDLRWLLQHHHLIANKFDPEVDDVAIRCLESYLRFKATDRVSRRTVESERILQKR; encoded by the coding sequence ATGGCTTCTGTTCGGTTGTCCAGGTCTCAGAGATTCTTCAAGAACTTATCTCTGGTCCTCCTGAGTGGATCCGTCCCTCTGCTCCTGTGGGCCGCTCTCAGACGCCCGCCGGGCTCTGACAGGAGTCCTCTCCCCGTTCTGGACCTCCTGCCCCCGGACTACGCTGCCGACTTGCCGGCCTGCTCAGCCATCATCCAGGGAGACCTGGAGGGTCTGGAGAGGAAGCAGCTCAGCGTCCTGCTGAAGACCATGAAGAAACAGCAGCTGCTGTCAGAGGCCTTCTACCACAACGTGACTCAGGACTGTCAGAGGTACGTCACAGAAAGAGAGTTCATCACCGTTCCTCTCAGTCAGGAGGAGAAGGAGTTCCCCATCGCCTACTCCATGGTCATCCACGACAAGATTGAGATGTTTGAGCGGCTCCTGCGTGCCCTGTACACTCCTCAGAACGTGTACTGCGTCCACATCGACCAGAAGTCATCGGAGGCCTTCAGGACGGCAGTGAGGGCTATCGTGTCCTGTCTGACTAATGTGTTTGTGGCCAGTAAGTTAGAGAGTGTGGTATATGCCTCCTGGTCCAGAGTGCAGGCCGATCTGAACTGTATGGAGGATCTCCTGAAGTCACCTGTCCAGTGGAGGTACCTGATCAACACCTGTGGAACAGACTTCCCCATTAAGACCAACGCTGAGATGGTTCAGGCCCTCAAGCTGCAGAACGGGAGGAACAGCATGGAGTCAGAGACCACCGACGACTATAAAAACAGCAGATGGCAGTTTCACCACAAAATCACCAGCAACATGGTGGTCAAGACGAACGTTAGGAAGAGCCCTCCTCCAATCAGCACCCCCATGTTTTCTGGCAACGCCTACTTCCTGGTGTCCAGGGCCTTTGTCCGTCACGTGATGAAGTCTCAGGAGGTCCGGGCGCTGTTGGAGTGGGAGAAGGACACCTATAGTCCTGATGAACACCTGTGGGCCACCCTGCAGCGCATGCCCTCTGTGCCAGGCTCTAACCCTCCGCACATCAAGTACCATGAATCAGACATGAACGCCATTGCGCGCATTGTGAAGTGGCGTTCCCTGGAAGGAGATGTGAGGAACGGAGCCCCATATCCACCCTGCTCGGGTGTCTACAGGAGGTCCATTTGTGTCTACGGGGCTGGAGATCTCAGGTGGCTCCTACAACATCACCACCTCATCGCTAACAAGTTTGACCCTGAGGTGGATGATGTGGCTATCAGGTGTCTGGAGTCGTACCTGCGCTTCAAAGCCACAGACCGTGTTTCACGAAGGACAGTGGAATCTGAGAGGATCTTACAAAAACGATGA